In Pantoea cypripedii, the following proteins share a genomic window:
- a CDS encoding LacI family DNA-binding transcriptional regulator, with amino-acid sequence MAKSSSGNITRSDVAKAAGTSVAVVSYVINNGPRPVAEATRQRVLEAIKQTGYRPNAVARALASGSTKTFGLVVPNIANPFVAAMAHALLQESLNHGHVMLLGDAGDDRQRELELIQGLLNRQVDGLFYNSVDRHPYIDLIKASGTPLVMLDRVEPQPGVSMLRVNEREAARQVTVHLLSHGYQQVGMISGPLEMLNTQDRIQGWRDALAEYGVQADDSLIFPAGYSRQGGYEAAQQMLNSGRVPRALFASNEGQAIGCIRAFSEHGLRVPHDVALVCFNGTEQSAFHVPALTTVRQPLREMAQRAIAMLKNGDGEAELAEFPHHLEIGESCGCQLSRKK; translated from the coding sequence TTGGCTAAATCGTCATCCGGAAATATTACACGCAGCGATGTCGCTAAAGCCGCAGGTACGTCGGTCGCGGTGGTGAGTTATGTCATCAACAACGGGCCGCGTCCGGTGGCGGAAGCGACCCGCCAGCGGGTGCTGGAGGCGATTAAGCAAACCGGCTACCGACCCAATGCCGTCGCGCGTGCGCTGGCCTCGGGCAGCACCAAAACTTTCGGTTTAGTGGTGCCGAATATCGCCAACCCGTTTGTCGCGGCGATGGCGCATGCGTTGTTGCAGGAGTCGCTGAATCACGGTCATGTCATGTTGCTGGGTGATGCCGGTGATGATCGCCAGCGCGAGCTGGAGTTGATTCAGGGGCTGCTGAATCGTCAGGTTGATGGCCTGTTTTACAACAGCGTCGATCGCCATCCCTATATCGATTTAATCAAGGCCAGCGGTACGCCGCTGGTGATGCTCGATCGTGTGGAACCCCAGCCGGGCGTCAGCATGTTACGGGTCAACGAACGCGAAGCGGCACGTCAGGTAACGGTCCATCTGCTCAGCCACGGCTATCAGCAGGTGGGGATGATCAGTGGTCCGCTGGAGATGCTGAATACCCAGGATCGTATTCAGGGCTGGCGCGATGCGCTGGCGGAGTACGGGGTGCAGGCTGACGATAGTTTGATTTTCCCCGCCGGTTATTCGCGGCAGGGCGGTTACGAGGCGGCGCAGCAGATGCTGAACAGTGGCCGCGTTCCGCGCGCCCTGTTTGCCAGCAACGAAGGGCAGGCGATTGGCTGCATTCGTGCTTTTTCGGAACATGGCCTGCGTGTACCGCACGATGTCGCGCTGGTGTGTTTTAACGGTACCGAGCAGTCGGCATTTCATGTGCCAGCACTGACGACGGTACGCCAGCCGCTGCGCGAAATGGCGCAGCGTGCAATTGCCATGCTGAAAAACGGCGATGGCGAGGCGGAGCTGGCGGAGTTTCCTCACCATCTGGAGATCGGTGAGTCCTGTGGTTGCCAACTTAGCAGAAAAAAATAA
- a CDS encoding nucleoside hydrolase, giving the protein MKRLIIDCDPGNGIAGANTDDGLALALALASPALSLELITTVSGNTPCAVGAQVAKDLLQRLGINIPVVQGAKQALREDPAPWRARLDGVEDQALAELWRGVRQPQLLPADGNDAAGVMGQLICDNPGEFTLVAIGPLTNVAQALQRYPQMAEAVAEIVIMGGVFALDDYIKDTNFGLDPEAAHQVLHSGATVTLVPMDVTTQTLMTHQDLNRLTLNDHPLSQFVRETLRPWIDYSIRTRYLPGCWIHDALVVAWLLNQRVADGMDYHVDVELRPGATRGKSWRYRTPLRLDVGIPEHAGALVHVLHSVDNPLLLDILEQAFNGLK; this is encoded by the coding sequence ATGAAAAGACTGATTATTGATTGTGATCCGGGGAATGGTATTGCCGGTGCAAACACCGATGACGGCCTGGCGCTGGCCTTAGCCCTGGCGTCGCCTGCGTTATCGCTGGAGTTAATTACCACCGTCAGCGGCAATACGCCCTGTGCAGTGGGTGCGCAGGTGGCGAAGGACCTGCTGCAACGGCTGGGCATCAATATCCCGGTGGTGCAGGGGGCAAAGCAGGCGCTGCGCGAAGATCCGGCTCCGTGGCGCGCCCGTCTTGACGGTGTTGAAGATCAGGCGCTGGCCGAGCTGTGGCGCGGGGTGCGTCAGCCACAGCTGCTGCCCGCCGATGGCAATGATGCAGCAGGGGTGATGGGGCAGTTGATTTGTGATAACCCCGGTGAGTTTACGCTGGTGGCTATCGGCCCACTGACCAACGTGGCGCAGGCGCTGCAACGCTATCCACAGATGGCGGAAGCGGTGGCAGAGATTGTGATCATGGGCGGCGTGTTCGCGCTGGATGATTACATCAAAGACACCAACTTTGGCCTCGATCCGGAAGCCGCGCATCAGGTACTGCATAGCGGGGCGACGGTGACGCTGGTGCCGATGGATGTCACCACACAAACGTTGATGACGCATCAGGACCTTAACCGCCTGACGCTTAACGATCACCCGCTTAGCCAGTTTGTGCGCGAAACCCTGCGGCCGTGGATTGATTACTCGATTCGCACGCGGTATCTGCCCGGCTGCTGGATCCACGATGCGCTGGTGGTGGCCTGGCTGCTGAATCAGCGTGTTGCCGACGGCATGGATTATCATGTCGATGTGGAGTTACGCCCTGGGGCGACACGCGGCAAAAGCTGGCGTTATCGCACGCCGCTGCGCCTGGATGTGGGCATCCCGGAACATGCCGGTGCGCTGGTACATGTATTGCACAGCGTGGATAACCCGCTGCTGCTGGATATTCTCGAACAGGCCTTTAATGGTCTGAAATAA
- a CDS encoding MFS transporter, translated as MFNWTATQRNVAFASFASWTLDAFDFFILVFVLSDLAQYFHTSVSDVSIAIMLTLAVRPIGALVFGRLAEKYGRRPILMLNIVLFSLFELLSAWSPNFAAFLTFRVIYGVAMGGIWGVASSLAMETIPDRSRGLMSGIFQAGYPCGYLLASIIFGLFFESVGWRGMFMIGALPILLLPFIYFKVPESPVWLAARQRKESTALLPIIRQHWKICIYMVLLMACFNFFSHGTQDLYPTFLKVQHQFDPHTVSIIAISYNIAAMLGGIFFGSLSERIGRKKAIMLASFLALPVLPLWAFSSGTWMIGIGAFLMQFMVQGAWGVVPTYLTELVPANARAVLPGFVYQLGNLIASVNATLQSRIAEAHGGNYGLGMAIVAGTVAVLICVFVAFGRETRGIQISGAVARESR; from the coding sequence ATGTTTAACTGGACTGCAACGCAGCGAAATGTGGCTTTTGCCAGCTTCGCCAGTTGGACGCTGGATGCGTTCGACTTTTTTATCCTGGTGTTTGTACTCAGCGATCTGGCTCAGTATTTCCACACCAGCGTTTCAGATGTCTCTATCGCGATTATGCTCACCCTGGCGGTGCGACCGATTGGCGCGCTGGTGTTTGGGCGTCTCGCGGAAAAATATGGCCGTCGGCCTATTCTGATGCTCAACATCGTGCTGTTTTCATTGTTTGAGTTGCTGTCGGCCTGGTCACCCAACTTCGCGGCCTTCCTGACGTTCCGCGTGATTTACGGCGTGGCGATGGGGGGGATCTGGGGTGTGGCGTCGTCGCTGGCGATGGAAACCATTCCGGACCGTTCGCGCGGTTTGATGTCTGGTATCTTCCAGGCCGGTTATCCGTGCGGTTATCTGCTGGCGTCGATTATCTTTGGTCTGTTCTTCGAGAGCGTGGGCTGGCGCGGGATGTTTATGATTGGCGCACTGCCGATCCTGCTGCTGCCGTTTATCTATTTTAAAGTGCCGGAATCCCCGGTCTGGCTGGCGGCGCGTCAGCGTAAAGAGAGCACGGCATTGCTGCCAATTATCCGCCAGCACTGGAAAATCTGTATCTACATGGTGCTGCTGATGGCTTGCTTTAACTTCTTCAGCCACGGTACCCAGGATCTCTATCCCACCTTCCTGAAAGTGCAGCATCAGTTTGACCCGCATACCGTGAGTATTATCGCCATCAGTTACAATATCGCCGCGATGCTGGGCGGCATCTTTTTTGGATCGCTGTCGGAACGAATTGGGCGCAAAAAAGCCATTATGCTGGCGTCATTTCTGGCATTGCCGGTGCTGCCGCTGTGGGCCTTTTCCAGTGGTACGTGGATGATTGGCATTGGCGCGTTTCTGATGCAGTTTATGGTGCAGGGCGCGTGGGGTGTAGTTCCGACCTACCTGACCGAGCTGGTGCCTGCCAACGCCCGTGCCGTGTTGCCAGGGTTTGTCTATCAACTGGGTAACCTGATTGCCTCGGTCAATGCGACGTTGCAGTCGCGGATTGCCGAGGCCCATGGCGGCAACTATGGCTTAGGGATGGCGATTGTTGCCGGGACGGTCGCGGTGCTGATCTGCGTGTTTGTCGCCTTTGGACGTGAAACGCGTGGCATTCAAATCTCCGGTGCCGTGGCGCGCGAATCGCGTTAG
- a CDS encoding YbaK/EbsC family protein, whose product MSLESVRHFFAEHAPDVDIIEMPESTATVELAARVHGVEPGQIAKTLSLKVKDNVVLIVTRGDARLDNRKLKAALGAKARMLSVDEVVNWTGHPVGGVCPFGLENPLTVYCDVSLRGFEEVLPAAGSIHSAVRISPQRMADLTAAKWIDVCESR is encoded by the coding sequence ATGAGCCTGGAATCGGTACGGCACTTCTTTGCCGAACACGCACCGGATGTCGACATCATCGAGATGCCAGAAAGCACCGCCACCGTGGAACTGGCCGCACGCGTCCACGGCGTGGAGCCGGGGCAGATAGCCAAGACCCTGTCGTTAAAGGTGAAAGATAACGTGGTGCTGATTGTCACGCGCGGTGATGCGCGCCTCGACAACCGTAAACTGAAAGCCGCGCTGGGTGCCAAAGCGCGCATGCTGAGCGTCGATGAAGTGGTGAACTGGACCGGCCATCCGGTTGGCGGCGTCTGTCCGTTCGGGCTGGAAAACCCGCTGACCGTGTATTGCGATGTGTCACTGCGCGGCTTTGAGGAAGTGTTACCCGCAGCAGGGTCGATTCATAGTGCCGTGCGCATTTCACCGCAGCGTATGGCCGATCTCACTGCGGCAAAATGGATTGATGTGTGCGAGTCGCGCTAA
- a CDS encoding GGDEF domain-containing protein has protein sequence MKLQSYEELKHSKYRLSVMLFLFLNVAVSLFSLLPFLGEGSSSWSLPATLVAGFSITLLTVCLIIPKLKFPLLNPVALLFGALWAWHIDHKYHLVFYFDGSFLIISLLSVFFVSAIALSDYLVAFCLHIAPPVFTVLLLDDGQHLMMILFTITLPLIGFSLHHLMRRRFDHFTRRLVRQLYEEKESFSDLSMLDPLTGLYNRRGLKNRLDTILENHAGSHFVLLLDIDNFKAYNDNYGHAMGDQALARVSVAIRDAVRSRDVVTRYGGEEFLVLMTNVNASIAMKLAERIRQYVLNLEIPHRFNERVSTHVTISAGIAPIFADDFDQAVSNADRALYVAKNQGRNTILAWADLPKTALSSKDLA, from the coding sequence ATGAAATTACAATCTTACGAAGAATTGAAACACAGCAAATATCGTCTTTCAGTGATGCTTTTTCTGTTTCTTAATGTCGCTGTTTCACTATTTAGTTTGTTACCATTTTTAGGGGAGGGTTCCAGCAGCTGGTCATTGCCGGCAACACTGGTGGCGGGCTTTAGCATCACCTTGCTTACCGTTTGTTTAATCATTCCAAAACTTAAATTCCCGCTATTAAATCCTGTTGCGCTGTTATTCGGTGCATTATGGGCATGGCACATTGACCATAAGTACCATCTGGTTTTTTATTTTGATGGCAGCTTTTTAATAATCAGTCTGTTAAGCGTATTTTTTGTCAGTGCTATTGCACTCAGTGATTATTTAGTTGCGTTCTGTTTACATATCGCGCCGCCCGTATTTACCGTTTTACTGCTGGATGATGGTCAGCATTTAATGATGATTCTGTTCACCATCACCCTGCCGCTGATAGGTTTTTCATTACACCATCTGATGCGTCGCCGCTTTGATCATTTCACCCGCCGTCTGGTGCGCCAGCTGTATGAAGAAAAAGAAAGTTTTAGCGATTTAAGTATGCTGGACCCGCTAACCGGTTTGTATAACCGCCGTGGGCTGAAAAACCGACTCGATACCATCCTGGAAAACCACGCAGGCAGCCACTTTGTGCTGCTGCTGGATATCGATAATTTTAAGGCTTACAACGACAACTATGGCCATGCGATGGGTGATCAGGCGCTGGCACGGGTCTCGGTGGCGATTCGCGATGCAGTGCGCTCGCGGGATGTGGTGACCCGCTACGGCGGCGAAGAGTTTCTGGTGCTGATGACCAACGTGAATGCCTCCATTGCCATGAAACTAGCGGAACGGATTCGCCAGTATGTGCTTAACCTGGAAATCCCCCATCGGTTTAATGAGCGGGTTTCCACCCACGTCACCATCAGTGCGGGCATCGCCCCGATTTTTGCTGACGATTTTGATCAGGCGGTATCGAATGCCGACCGAGCTCTGTATGTGGCGAAAAATCAGGGACGTAACACCATTCTTGCCTGGGCAGATCTACCGAAAACCGCCCTGAGCAGCAAAGATTTGGCCTGA
- a CDS encoding DUF1435 domain-containing protein: MIMAMIAACGLWGVSWMMGKRLDSGWGVLLPCAAMPVFALWEPSFSQWRVVMMVALLLTVVMLFHHRLRHYLLLPSCLALAGGLAAVSVNFHLI, translated from the coding sequence ATGATCATGGCGATGATAGCTGCCTGCGGGTTGTGGGGCGTGAGCTGGATGATGGGCAAACGTCTGGATAGCGGCTGGGGCGTGTTATTACCGTGCGCGGCGATGCCGGTCTTCGCGTTGTGGGAACCCAGTTTCAGCCAGTGGCGTGTGGTGATGATGGTGGCGCTGCTGCTGACGGTGGTGATGTTATTTCATCATCGTCTGCGTCACTACCTGCTGCTGCCTTCCTGCCTGGCGCTGGCGGGGGGGCTGGCTGCGGTATCGGTGAATTTTCACCTGATCTGA
- the rsmC gene encoding 16S rRNA (guanine(1207)-N(2))-methyltransferase RsmC, which translates to MSALTPASEVILRHSDEFTARHVLFAGDLQDDLPAQLETASTRVHTQQYHHWQNLSRRLAERAVYGLVASADDVAGCDTLIYFWPKNKPEALFQLQNLLSLLPVGSDIFVVGENRSGVRSAEGMIEPWAKLEKIDSARRCGLYHGQLEQQPAFDAAAFGDSYMLDGLTIHTQPGVFSRDGLDAGSALLLSTLTPHTKGKVLDIGCGSGVLATVLAQHSPKVRLWLCDVHAAAIAASKATLAANGLEGEVFASNVFSDVNGRFDLIISNPPFHDGLQTSLDAANTLIRGALKHLSTGGELRIVANAFLPYPQVLDETFGNHEVLAQTGRFKVYRAVYGRGAKAR; encoded by the coding sequence ATGTCAGCTTTAACCCCGGCCAGCGAAGTGATTCTGCGCCACAGTGATGAATTTACCGCCCGCCACGTTTTATTTGCTGGCGATTTGCAGGACGACCTGCCCGCCCAGCTGGAAACCGCTTCAACGCGCGTGCATACCCAGCAATATCATCACTGGCAGAACCTCAGCCGTCGCCTCGCAGAGCGCGCGGTGTATGGTCTGGTGGCAAGCGCCGACGATGTTGCCGGTTGCGATACCCTGATCTACTTCTGGCCGAAAAACAAACCAGAAGCCCTGTTCCAGTTGCAGAACCTGCTTTCTCTGCTGCCGGTCGGTAGCGATATCTTTGTGGTGGGTGAAAACCGCAGCGGTGTACGCAGCGCGGAAGGCATGATCGAACCCTGGGCCAAATTAGAGAAGATCGACAGCGCACGTCGCTGCGGCCTGTATCACGGCCAGCTGGAGCAGCAACCGGCCTTTGATGCTGCCGCGTTCGGTGACAGCTACATGCTGGACGGTCTCACCATCCACACCCAGCCGGGTGTCTTCAGCCGTGACGGCCTCGATGCTGGCAGCGCGCTGCTGCTGTCCACGCTGACGCCGCATACCAAAGGGAAAGTGCTGGATATCGGCTGTGGCAGTGGCGTGCTGGCGACGGTACTGGCGCAGCACTCACCGAAAGTGCGTCTGTGGCTGTGCGACGTGCATGCCGCCGCGATTGCCGCGAGTAAAGCCACCCTCGCCGCCAACGGTCTCGAAGGTGAAGTGTTTGCTAGTAACGTCTTCTCGGATGTGAATGGCCGTTTCGATCTGATCATCTCCAACCCGCCGTTCCACGATGGCCTGCAAACCAGCCTGGATGCGGCAAACACGCTGATCCGTGGCGCGCTGAAGCATCTCAGCACCGGCGGTGAGCTGCGCATTGTCGCCAACGCCTTCCTGCCCTATCCGCAGGTGCTGGATGAAACCTTCGGAAATCATGAAGTGCTGGCGCAAACCGGACGCTTTAAGGTTTATCGTGCGGTTTACGGACGCGGCGCGAAAGCACGTTAA
- a CDS encoding DNA polymerase III subunit psi, producing the protein MTSRRDWLLQQMGITQYQLRRPRVLQGEIAVSLAPDTRLVLVAEHAPDLHEPLVQDVLRTLHLQPAQVMTLTPEQLPMLPEQVDCAGWLLGVDGAHPFNGVTFTTAAFNELISSGAAKRALWQQMCKHDSHLFNHP; encoded by the coding sequence ATGACATCAAGGCGCGACTGGCTTTTACAGCAAATGGGGATTACGCAGTATCAATTGCGGCGTCCGCGCGTGCTCCAGGGCGAAATAGCGGTGAGTCTTGCGCCCGATACCCGGCTGGTGCTGGTGGCTGAACACGCGCCCGACTTGCACGAACCGCTGGTGCAGGATGTGCTGCGTACGCTGCATCTTCAGCCCGCTCAGGTGATGACGCTCACCCCGGAACAACTGCCAATGCTACCGGAACAGGTCGATTGCGCAGGCTGGTTGCTGGGTGTCGACGGCGCGCATCCTTTTAATGGCGTCACCTTCACGACTGCCGCTTTCAATGAATTAATCAGCAGTGGCGCGGCGAAACGCGCCCTCTGGCAACAGATGTGTAAACATGACAGCCATCTCTTTAATCACCCCTGA
- the rimI gene encoding ribosomal protein S18-alanine N-acetyltransferase — MTAISLITPEDQPQLLAIERRSHAFPWSEQTFASNQGERFLNLRFAAEGKLVAFAITQVVLDEASLFNIAVDPDFQRRGYARQLLQHLIAELEKRDVMTLWLEVRASNLPAIALYEQLEFHQVSRRPNYYPTASGREDAIIMALTL; from the coding sequence ATGACAGCCATCTCTTTAATCACCCCTGAAGACCAGCCGCAACTGCTGGCGATTGAACGCCGCAGCCACGCTTTTCCCTGGAGCGAACAGACGTTTGCCAGCAACCAGGGCGAGCGGTTTTTAAATTTACGTTTTGCAGCGGAAGGCAAGCTGGTGGCCTTTGCCATCACCCAGGTGGTGCTCGACGAAGCCTCGTTGTTCAATATCGCGGTTGATCCTGATTTCCAGCGCCGGGGTTACGCGCGCCAGCTGTTGCAGCATCTGATTGCCGAGCTGGAGAAGCGCGACGTGATGACGTTGTGGCTGGAAGTGCGCGCGTCCAACTTGCCTGCCATTGCTTTGTATGAGCAGCTGGAGTTTCACCAGGTCAGCCGCCGCCCGAATTATTACCCCACTGCCAGCGGACGAGAAGATGCCATCATCATGGCGTTAACGCTGTAG
- the yjjG gene encoding pyrimidine 5'-nucleotidase, whose translation MLNDWDCIIFDADDTLFHFDAYAGLQRMFAGYDVQFTDQDYADYQAINKPLWVDYQNGAISALQLQTRRFTGWGEKLSIAPEVLNHGFLTAMAEICLPLPGAASLLNALHGKVKMAIITNGFTALQQARLERTGFRDYFATVVISEQVGVPKPDRAIFDHTLELLGNPARERVLMVGDTPESDILGGINAGLKTCWLDHGTRPLPQEIIPDWRVTSLAELENLLTQG comes from the coding sequence ATGTTAAACGATTGGGACTGCATTATTTTTGATGCGGATGACACGCTGTTTCACTTCGACGCCTATGCCGGCCTGCAACGTATGTTTGCCGGTTATGATGTGCAATTCACCGACCAGGACTACGCCGATTATCAGGCGATCAACAAACCGTTGTGGGTCGATTATCAGAACGGTGCGATTTCGGCCTTGCAGCTACAGACCCGCCGTTTTACCGGCTGGGGCGAGAAGCTCAGCATCGCACCAGAAGTGCTGAATCACGGCTTCCTCACCGCAATGGCTGAGATCTGCCTGCCTTTGCCGGGCGCGGCCAGTTTGCTGAACGCGCTGCACGGTAAGGTGAAAATGGCGATCATCACCAATGGTTTCACCGCCTTGCAACAGGCGCGGCTGGAACGCACTGGCTTCCGTGATTATTTTGCCACGGTGGTGATTTCAGAGCAGGTGGGGGTGCCGAAACCCGATCGCGCCATCTTCGATCATACGCTGGAGTTGCTCGGCAACCCGGCGCGTGAACGGGTGCTGATGGTGGGCGATACGCCGGAGTCGGACATTCTCGGCGGCATCAATGCCGGATTGAAAACCTGCTGGCTGGATCACGGTACGCGTCCTCTGCCGCAGGAGATTATCCCAGACTGGCGCGTGACATCGCTGGCTGAGCTGGAAAATCTGCTGACGCAGGGGTAA
- the yjjJ gene encoding type II toxin-antitoxin system HipA family toxin YjjJ, with product MADITSQLLDGPLGAPELVRRLGISQATLSRQLRQLDQIVRWGKARATRYALLRPLRGESRFPLYRVLPSGQTVQTGWLVRTWPQGSCLHLDEQENGTFYEGLPWFLSDMRPQGFLGRLWGRENAQSLGLTEDLRVWSDEQCLMALTVTGMDMPGNCLLGATAYQRWLQQSAPVVLSAGQKIMRYPQLAQQVLDGDEVGSSAAGEQPKFLCYAETTSGQRHCLVKFTVARQSESSQRWRDLLRAEDCALRQLAAAGLAAARSQIIEQGGQLFLEVQRFDREGERGRRGMCSLEAVSAEFLGRQQHWPDALRELARQQRVDEASVQRGTLQWAFGRLIANSDMHAGNLSFFTGGDRLQLTPAYDMLPMALAPNSLGHMRDEVNLTLDFSLPGDIWRAASAMAKSYWQTIAAEVAFSDGFRQIARQAQQQLAALDVTIEKMA from the coding sequence ATGGCGGATATCACCTCACAGCTGCTGGATGGCCCGCTGGGCGCGCCCGAACTGGTACGTCGGCTTGGCATCAGCCAGGCGACCCTGTCGCGCCAGTTACGTCAGCTGGACCAAATTGTCAGATGGGGCAAAGCGCGTGCCACGCGCTATGCCCTGCTGCGTCCGCTGCGAGGTGAAAGCCGTTTTCCCCTTTATCGGGTGTTGCCGTCGGGGCAAACGGTGCAAACGGGCTGGCTGGTGCGTACCTGGCCGCAGGGCAGTTGTCTCCATCTTGATGAACAGGAAAACGGGACCTTTTACGAAGGATTGCCGTGGTTTCTCAGCGATATGCGCCCGCAGGGTTTTCTCGGACGGCTTTGGGGACGGGAGAATGCGCAATCCCTCGGGCTGACCGAGGATCTGCGCGTCTGGAGTGATGAGCAATGTTTGATGGCATTGACGGTCACCGGCATGGATATGCCAGGCAATTGCCTGCTGGGAGCTACCGCCTATCAGCGTTGGTTACAACAATCAGCCCCGGTGGTGCTGAGCGCCGGGCAAAAAATCATGCGTTATCCGCAGCTGGCGCAGCAGGTGCTGGATGGTGATGAAGTCGGATCCTCGGCGGCGGGTGAGCAGCCCAAATTTCTTTGTTACGCCGAAACCACCTCCGGCCAGCGCCATTGTCTGGTCAAATTCACCGTGGCGCGCCAGAGCGAAAGCAGCCAGCGCTGGCGCGATTTGCTGCGCGCGGAGGATTGTGCGCTGCGGCAACTGGCGGCGGCGGGGCTGGCGGCGGCGCGTAGCCAGATTATCGAACAGGGCGGCCAGTTGTTTCTTGAGGTCCAGCGCTTCGATCGGGAAGGTGAGCGGGGCCGTCGCGGCATGTGTTCCCTTGAGGCGGTCAGTGCCGAATTTTTAGGGCGACAGCAGCACTGGCCGGATGCGCTGCGCGAACTGGCGCGCCAGCAGCGCGTTGATGAGGCATCAGTGCAGCGCGGCACGCTGCAATGGGCCTTTGGCCGCCTGATCGCCAATAGCGATATGCACGCCGGGAATCTGTCATTTTTTACCGGCGGCGATCGGCTGCAACTCACCCCGGCTTACGATATGTTGCCGATGGCGCTGGCGCCGAATTCGCTGGGGCATATGCGCGACGAGGTGAATTTAACCCTCGATTTCTCGCTGCCAGGTGATATCTGGCGCGCTGCCAGCGCGATGGCGAAAAGTTACTGGCAGACGATTGCGGCAGAGGTGGCGTTTAGCGACGGATTTCGGCAGATTGCGCGCCAGGCGCAGCAGCAATTGGCTGCGCTGGATGTGACCATCGAAAAAATGGCTTAA
- a CDS encoding YtjB family periplasmic protein yields the protein MVKTALKFRLHRTVIVLISLALLVVLMQGASWFSLGHQMARSEQVDELARTLTKQVAFSLQPLMDNSDDNRPQIEAVLNQLTDNSRILDASVYDDDGSLVAHSGENINVRDRLALDGKRAGSYFNHQIVQPLNGKDGPLGFLRVTLDTHVLVTESRQVDNTTNILRLMMLLALAIGIILTRTLLRDRRTRWQQSPFLLTASTPVKEDKEEETAEEETKS from the coding sequence ATGGTTAAAACGGCACTGAAATTTCGCCTGCACCGCACGGTAATTGTTCTTATCTCGCTGGCCCTGTTAGTGGTGCTGATGCAGGGTGCATCCTGGTTTAGTCTCGGCCATCAAATGGCGCGCTCCGAACAGGTGGATGAACTCGCCCGTACCCTGACCAAACAGGTGGCGTTCAGCCTGCAACCCCTGATGGATAACAGCGACGATAATCGCCCGCAAATTGAAGCGGTGCTGAATCAACTCACCGATAACAGCCGTATTCTGGATGCCTCCGTCTATGACGATGATGGCAGCCTGGTGGCGCACAGCGGTGAAAACATCAATGTGCGCGATCGCCTGGCGCTGGACGGCAAACGCGCTGGCAGTTACTTCAACCATCAGATTGTCCAGCCGCTCAACGGCAAAGATGGTCCGCTGGGTTTTCTGCGCGTCACGCTGGATACCCACGTGCTGGTCACCGAATCACGCCAGGTGGATAACACCACCAATATTCTGCGCCTGATGATGCTGCTGGCGCTGGCGATCGGCATCATCCTGACCCGTACCCTGCTGCGCGACCGTCGTACCCGCTGGCAGCAATCCCCTTTCCTGCTTACCGCCAGTACGCCGGTGAAGGAAGATAAAGAAGAAGAGACCGCTGAGGAAGAAACCAAATCTTAA